One Megamonas hypermegale genomic window carries:
- the rplF gene encoding 50S ribosomal protein L6: protein MSRIGREPITIPAGVTVTVDEHNHVAVKGPKGEISRDCHKDMKITVGDGVVTVERPSEDKLHRSLHGLTRTLINNMVVGVTQGFVKNLEINGVGYRAAQAGKNLNLSLGFSHPVVVEPPVGIKLEAPAPNKIVVSGIDKEAVGAMAAKIRSYREPEPYKGKGIKYEGEHIRRKAGKTGSKK, encoded by the coding sequence ATCCCTGCTGGGGTTACTGTAACAGTTGATGAACACAATCACGTAGCGGTAAAAGGTCCAAAAGGCGAAATCAGCCGCGACTGTCATAAAGATATGAAAATTACAGTAGGAGACGGCGTTGTAACAGTAGAACGTCCTTCCGAAGATAAATTGCATAGATCTTTACATGGTCTTACACGTACTCTTATTAATAATATGGTTGTAGGTGTAACTCAAGGCTTTGTAAAAAACTTAGAAATTAACGGTGTAGGTTACAGAGCTGCACAAGCTGGTAAAAACCTTAACTTATCTTTAGGTTTTTCTCATCCAGTAGTTGTTGAACCTCCTGTTGGTATTAAATTAGAAGCTCCTGCTCCTAACAAGATTGTTGTATCTGGTATTGACAAAGAAGCTGTTGGCGCTATGGCAGCTAAAATTCGTTCTTACAGAGAACCTGAACCTTACAAAGGAAAAGGTATTAAGTACGAAGGCGAACATATTCGTCGTAAAGCTGGTAAAACTGGTTCTAAGAAATAA